In the Glycine max cultivar Williams 82 chromosome 19, Glycine_max_v4.0, whole genome shotgun sequence genome, GAaatcaaatgagaaaaaaacaaagaagaccTGCTAAGACCTactcaatcttttttctttcatcgaTTCATTCTCAAACAGTAGAATAGATTAAGACGAGTAGGGCATTTCTTTGAcggatttaattttgtttttctttaccaTGGCAAAGTTAATAAGACAACATTTTATAATCCCCACCtgatttgatttcttttaatgattaattatacctaattttataactaaatataaaactaatcctaaaaaaataaacaagaaagaATGGTCCACCACGATGGCGCGTTTTGACGAGATGAGATTGGCGTTTCTTTGAAGGCTTTTGGGTGACGCTCCCACACGTAGCGTGCGCGAGTGTGTAGAAGAATGGTCATCACAGACTCACTACTGTATCACTCCCACCAGCATTAAAGGCTCTCAACTTCCCCCTTCTTCCTCTCTTCCCCTTCTCCACCcactctcactcacactctTCTCTTCCGTTTCAAAACCACTCTCTCTCCAGATCTCTCTCGCTTTCTCGCTCTAACTTTCTCTCATGCACGCCGCTTGCGTTGCCTAGATCTTCCACCGCATTTCATGGATCCAGGAACCGAGCTTCCTGCATTGTCTTCTCTCTCCTAGGGTTTTCTGATTCCTTCTTCTGCTTCGCGCTTTTGAGCTATGCGTTCTCTCTCTACCGGCTCGGTCTGCTGCCGTCTCCACCATGACCGCCGGCGGCTGCTCTGCCGGAATTTCGCCACCTGCCGGTCACTCCTCAAAGCCTCTTCTCTCTCCTGACGATGCTCTTCGCTGGTGTCGTGTTCGGCGAGAGAGAATGCCGGTGTCCGTCGTCTTCCTCCTCGCTCTTCTCAACTTGCTTTTCTCTTGCCAAGGTTCTTTCACTCTCACTTCCCTCTTCTTTCGCTCTTTTAATTTCGGCGTCTCTATGTTCTATTTTGTGTGTTGGCAATAGAAATTGAAGTAATGTGGAGTATTGGAAGAACAGGAAGACCAACGTAACGTAAGAGTTTGTATTATTTTGTTCTTtagctttttcttcttcttcttcttcttcgtcgtcgtcgtcgCTGGAATATGTATGAAGTGGATGTTTACGCTTTCTCTGAGAAGTGTTCGCTACACGTGAATCCCTGACTGGTAATTAATATGTAGCAGTTACTTGCCAGGTTCAAGGTCCCTGAACCTGAGAGTCTGAGACTGGGTTTGTACATGTCTGCTAGTTCTGTAGCTTGGTAGCAACTGAATTCTTCAAtgttatagttttttatttgtgctgtgttgtttgaattttaGTTGGTTGGTTGTCAATAATGTTATTATTCTTTTTGCtaaattatttatacttttaattgtGTCTAGGACAGCTTTTCTGATGGTTTTTTTTCCACTAAGTAGTTGTCTGCTATCCAGTACATGTGGCATATCATTGTTTCCCCTTAATGTTGCGATGGACAAAACCTAGTCTTCACTTGCCAGACCTAATTATTTGATGCAGCATTATAttggatatttatttatttggtttctgaatatatattttctacCATTGGATTGCCATAGGTGCACACTCTCTTTAGCATTTTAATCCAATGACTCCTTTCCCATAAAGCAAAACTATGACAATTTGATCTATATACTGATATTTTCACattttgtctctcttctctaTCTTATCTGCTTCAGCTACTAAACCAAGCATTGAATTGAATTATCAAGAAACATATTTTACTTGATTCTCTAATAGCCTGCCAGATTGTCCAAGACTCATCATGTCGAGCACCACATTTAGCAAGAAAATCCACAAACTGATTGCTTTCCCGGAAAACATGCTTCAAACTTACTATCACACTTGTTGCTATTAATGAAAAAGATTATctgttgatattttattttattttcaagacaTTCCTTTTGAGATCCTCTCTGTGGATGCTACTGTTACATATGACATAATAGGTTCTTTGCATGCAGTGAAGTCTATTTCTCTGAGTGTGTCATTTGCTTCATCTGAACGGGCTAAAATGTGGCTTGTGAAACCTTCTTCTGGACCATCTTCTGCACCCGTGCCATCTCCATCTTATCATGGTATACTATATATTTCAATAGCTCGATGTAAACTTAAAATTAGCTTTTGCATATAAGGAGGGCTAATCTTATCTTATTGTAGGTCCTCATGTGACTCCAAGACCAAgacatcattatcatcaccGTCACCATCACAGCATGAGGCCTTATGTAGCAGCTCCACCCCCTTCAAAAGATCAAGGTAATTTTTTGGAATAGACAATCTTTCCCTCCTACTCTTTTTGAGGGAAgagttataaggtgatgtccccTGCTCCCCCTCTTCTCCTTAAAGAGATAAGTTGGTCAAGGGCCAAACAGAATTTTAGAGAAGCTCTAAAAattagtatgtttttttttttaatgaacaaaaagccaaaaaagatTAGAGGAGCTTTTACTTTTGAgaattgaagagaaaaataaaattaaaaaagcttGGCCAAACGCAATCTAAATTATAATATCTCAACAACTATTGGTCTTTCCATTTtgtagttattatatatatttttatctttatatatgtttttctgAACTCTCTATTTGGACAAGTAAGATAATCAAATGTGTCATCTGGATTCTTCATAACCTAGTAATCTAACTTTTATAATTATGTTGCCTTCTTAGTCTTTTACTGTACGTTGTGTTGTTAATCACGGTAAGACAATATAAATAGAAATGAtgtctaaaaaataatatttggaagaaaattcttaatgaataaattttcttccttagattaaaaacattttatttgaggaaattttatttattttaaacaatatttgCTTCTTGATGTTCTTTCAAACTGTCTGATAATGATTGCTCACTCCATATTTAtggtaaaaatgattttatgctATATTTGCTTTTGGGTGTTCAGCAGCGCGTGCAATGTGGAAACTATGCCCTAGTTCTCAAAGTTATGGAATGgtttaatgatttaattaataccATAGGcctaaatattcatttttcaaaCAAACTCAAATTAATGATTTCTGTTAAATAAAGCCTTTTGCTGATTGATTGGATTTCTGAACTTAACATTTGCTATTTTTTGGTCCTCCCAGTTAGTGTCTCATACTGTATACTCATTTATACTGAATTTCTGGCAGCTTGTGACCAAACCTGTACTGATCCGCTCACATCAAGTCCCTTTGGTTCACCTTGTGGTTGTGTATTTCCCATGAAAATCAGACTTACACTGGATGTAGCTCCTTATGCTGTTTTTCCGGTAATGACTGAGTTAGAGAATGAAATTGCATTAGGCACATATTTAGAGCAGAGTCAGGTGAAGATAATGGGTGCCACTGCTGACAGTCAAAATCAGGGAAGAACTATTGTTGATATTAACTTGGTTCCACTGGGAGAGAAATTTGACAATACAACTGCAGCTCTTACATATGAGAGGTTTTGGCACAAGAAAGTTCCTCTAAATAGGAGCCTTTTTGGCGATTATGCTGTTGTGTACATTATTTATCCAGGTAGTTGTGTTTCTGAGTTTCTCCTTATAACATTTTACTTTACCAGCATTGAGTTACTATCTGAGACTAAAGCTGTTTGTATTAGGAATGCCATCATCGCCACCATATGGATCTTTAACTGGGAGCAGTCCTAGTCAAAGTGTTGATGGTATTCTGCCAGTCAGTGCCAACTTTGTCAGCAAGAACCAGAAAATGAATCTCAGGACCATAATCATCATTGCTTTATCTTCCTTTGTACTCTTGCTGGTTTTGGTGGGagcattttcaattattttgaaatggaGGAAGACTGGGAGACCCTCAAGTGCTGTTGGCCCTGCATTCACATCATCTCTAAACAAGAGATCAGGTATAGTTTTGAAGTTCTtttgacatttaatttttcttttaagttggcagaattttttgtttgattactaaataaacatttttgtcTACTCAACTATGGCTATtgcctaaaattaatttttccttgGGTTGATTGTGGCTCCCTTTGtagtttctttcttttagttTCTATGCTATTCTTGTTATGTGAAGACAATTATATTTGTTAGATCTATTTTGGCAAAGTGAATTTACATGATGTTTATACATTGTTTGCAGTGTATTGATCTGTTTGACTATGAAGATTTTTCTACTGTCATTACTCATTGATGTTGCCTTTGTACCTCGCTTCAATTAGGTTTTCTTGACTCACATGTGTTAGTTTTTTGTGTGTgggattgttttaattttttatatgaaaaatggACAGCTGTAAATTAGACTTGTTATACCAAATACATACTATTATTGTCATCTACAGAACCAATTCTATTAATAAGATGCCCTCTGCCTTTGGTGGTTATTGATTTATATACACCTGCAGTGAGCTCAAATATAGTGGTGTAGCAAtagaaacatttttgttttatgtttgcaatttctctttctttagtATGTAAACTTGCATTTATGAGGTGCAAGTCTGGTATTTACTtgtccttttgtatttttttatagtaattttattgttttcttggttatctttattatataatagTTGAAGTAAATGTAAATGGATCTATGCTTCCATTGCAGGCTTGGGGTCTATGTTGTCAAGTAGTATTACAAGCTCGACATCAATTTCACTTATGTCCACAATGGCTACTTCCCTTCTCTCTGTTAAAACATTTTCACTTTCTGAGCTTGAGAAAGCAACAGATAAGTTTAGTTCAAAGAGAGTTCTAGGTGAAGGAGGATTTGGACGTGTTTATAGTGGGACATTGGAAGATGGGGCTGAAATTGCAGTTAAGATGCTAACAAGGGATAATCATCAGAATGGAGACCGTGAATTTATTGCAGAGGTTGAAATGCTAAGCCGTCTGCATCACCGTAACCTAGTGAAACTGATTGGTATATGCATTGAAGGGCGCAGGCGTTGCTTGGTGTATGAGCTTGTTCGCAATGGCAGTGTTGAGTCCCATCTGCATGGTAACATATTTTCATCAGCTCAAGACGTGCAGCCCATGTACAATTTGTGTTTCTTCgttatcttttaattcatttaaatgcTTGTTAATGATATTACAGGTGACGACAAGATAAAGGGAATGCTAGATTGGGAAGCAAGGATGAAGATTGCCCTAGGAGCTGCAAGAGGACTGGCCTATCTTCACGAGGATTCCAATCCCCGTGTTATTCACCGTGACTTCAAAGCTAGCAATGTGTTACTAGAAGATGACTTTACTCCCAAAGTTTCTGATTTTGGCTTGGCAAGAGAAGCAACTGAAGGAAGTAATCATATTTCAACGCGGGTGATGGGAACTTTTGGGTAAGTGTATAAACAGACTTTGTCTACAGCAACTTGATTAAGTACAGTCTTAAACATTTCTAGTGCCAAATTGTAAAGTTCTTCAATGACTCCCAATGTATATACTATTTTAAAGTTTTGGATAGTATTTCAATTCTTGACTCTCTTTATGTAACTTACATATATACTTAGTTTAGTTAATTTGTCAAAGATTCAAATTGTTAAATTGTATTTACTACTTGTTAACCATTTTGAGATTTATCTCCTCTCTACTAAATAATTTAGCTTTATGAGCTGTAATTCATACGTCTAAGAAATGGTGGGACTGTGGGAGGTGCATTCTGTTTTTTTGTGCATTACAAATTCCAGGTTTTAATTTGATGCCTTTTCTATCTGATCTTCAATTTTGCAGGTATGTTGCCCCAGAATATGCGATGACAGGCCATTTACTCGTCAAAAGTGATGTTTATAGTTATGGTGTTGTGCTGCTTGAACTTCTCACAGGCAGAAAGCCAGTGGATATGTCTCAACCTCAGGGACAGGAGAATCTTGTAACTTGGGCGCGGCCAATGTTGACGAGTAGAGAAGGTGTAGAACAGCTGGTGGATCCATCTTTGGCTGGAAGTTACAACTTTGATGACATGGCAAAGGTTGCTGCTATCGCTTCAATGTGTGTTCACTCAGAGGTTACACAGAGACCTTTTATGGGTGAAGTTGTGCAGGCTCTCAAGTTAATATACAACGATACAGATGAGACTTGTGGAGATTATTGTAGTCAGAAGGATTCCTCTGCTCAGGAATCTGATTTTAGAGGTGACCTTGCCCCTTCTGATAGCAGTTGGTGGAATGCGGGAGGGCTAACCCCTCGAATAACTTACGGGCAAGCTTCTTCCTTCATCACTATGGAATACAGTTCCGGTCCACTTGAAGAAATGGAGAACAGACCCTTTTCAACTTCAAGCTTGATTGGGGATGAAATATCTTTACCGATTAGGCATGGGAATAGATCAGGGCCCTTAAGAACAGTCCGAAACAAGCTGTCCTTATATAGATTTACAGGAAGTCGGAGTGAGCATGGAGGACCTTCTTCCAAGCCCAATTGGAACGATGGTTACTGGGTTTAAGAGGTTTGGGcctttttttttagtgtttttgaaatgtacaGTTTCTAAAGGGATCAGAACTAATGATTGAGTGACTGATTTAGCTTAGGCATCTCAAATTTCTGCAGTTTTCATGTTATGGTTGGAGAGATACAGGACGTtgacaaattttgaaatattgatTCATTATACAAGGAGGAAGTGTAACTTAAACAGTATTGTAAATGCCTTGAATTGTATCTCGTGGCGTCATTCCCATTTCCATTTCC is a window encoding:
- the LOC100815554 gene encoding receptor-like serine/threonine-protein kinase ALE2 isoform X2, giving the protein MTAGGCSAGISPPAGHSSKPLLSPDDALRWCRVRRERMPVSVVFLLALLNLLFSCQVKSISLSVSFASSERAKMWLVKPSSGPSSAPVPSPSYHGPHVTPRPRHHYHHRHHHSMRPYVAAPPPSKDQACDQTCTDPLTSSPFGSPCGCVFPMKIRLTLDVAPYAVFPVMTELENEIALGTYLEQSQVKIMGATADSQNQGRTIVDINLVPLGEKFDNTTAALTYERFWHKKVPLNRSLFGDYAVVYIIYPGMPSSPPYGSLTGSSPSQSVDGILPVSANFVSKNQKMNLRTIIIIALSSFVLLLVLVGAFSIILKWRKTGRPSSAVGPAFTSSLNKRSGLGSMLSSSITSSTSISLMSTMATSLLSVKTFSLSELEKATDKFSSKRVLGEGGFGRVYSGTLEDGAEIAVKMLTRDNHQNGDREFIAEVEMLSRLHHRNLVKLIGICIEGRRRCLVYELVRNGSVESHLHGDDKIKGMLDWEARMKIALGAARGLAYLHEDSNPRVIHRDFKASNVLLEDDFTPKVSDFGLAREATEGSNHISTRVMGTFGYVAPEYAMTGHLLVKSDVYSYGVVLLELLTGRKPVDMSQPQGQENLVTWARPMLTSREGVEQLVDPSLAGSYNFDDMAKVAAIASMCVHSEVTQRPFMGEVVQALKLIYNDTDETCGDYCSQKDSSAQESDFRGDLAPSDSSWWNAGGLTPRITYGQASSFITMEYSSGPLEEMENRPFSTSSLIGDEISLPIRHGNRSGPLRTVRNKLSLYRFTGSRSEHGGPSSKPNWNDGYWV
- the LOC100815554 gene encoding receptor-like serine/threonine-protein kinase ALE2 isoform X1: MTAGGCSAGISPPAGHSSKPLLSPDDALRWCRVRRERMPVSVVFLLALLNLLFSCQGSLHAVKSISLSVSFASSERAKMWLVKPSSGPSSAPVPSPSYHGPHVTPRPRHHYHHRHHHSMRPYVAAPPPSKDQACDQTCTDPLTSSPFGSPCGCVFPMKIRLTLDVAPYAVFPVMTELENEIALGTYLEQSQVKIMGATADSQNQGRTIVDINLVPLGEKFDNTTAALTYERFWHKKVPLNRSLFGDYAVVYIIYPGMPSSPPYGSLTGSSPSQSVDGILPVSANFVSKNQKMNLRTIIIIALSSFVLLLVLVGAFSIILKWRKTGRPSSAVGPAFTSSLNKRSGLGSMLSSSITSSTSISLMSTMATSLLSVKTFSLSELEKATDKFSSKRVLGEGGFGRVYSGTLEDGAEIAVKMLTRDNHQNGDREFIAEVEMLSRLHHRNLVKLIGICIEGRRRCLVYELVRNGSVESHLHGDDKIKGMLDWEARMKIALGAARGLAYLHEDSNPRVIHRDFKASNVLLEDDFTPKVSDFGLAREATEGSNHISTRVMGTFGYVAPEYAMTGHLLVKSDVYSYGVVLLELLTGRKPVDMSQPQGQENLVTWARPMLTSREGVEQLVDPSLAGSYNFDDMAKVAAIASMCVHSEVTQRPFMGEVVQALKLIYNDTDETCGDYCSQKDSSAQESDFRGDLAPSDSSWWNAGGLTPRITYGQASSFITMEYSSGPLEEMENRPFSTSSLIGDEISLPIRHGNRSGPLRTVRNKLSLYRFTGSRSEHGGPSSKPNWNDGYWV